From the Halomonas meridiana genome, one window contains:
- a CDS encoding ZIP family metal transporter: MENTLLLGFLGSLVAGLLTAVGALPVLLGKTPSRGFRDLALGFAAGVMLAASFFSLIIPALEAAEIYYAGGPVPAALVCTAILLGMGAIALLNEGLPHEHFQQGREGPEAASLRRVWLFVFAIAIHNLPEGLAVGVGFGANGLEGGMPLALGIGLQNMPEGLAVAVALMGEGYSKWRSWSIAALTGLIEPIGGLFGASVVTVSQVLLPWGLAFAAGAMLYVISHEIIPETHRCGHQKKATFGLAMGLVIMLFLDVWLG, translated from the coding sequence ATGGAAAATACGCTGTTATTAGGATTTTTAGGCAGTTTGGTGGCTGGGCTATTGACCGCCGTGGGGGCGTTGCCCGTGCTGCTGGGCAAAACGCCAAGTCGGGGGTTTCGTGATTTAGCGCTGGGCTTTGCGGCCGGGGTGATGCTGGCGGCTTCGTTTTTTTCCCTGATCATTCCTGCCCTGGAGGCCGCAGAAATCTACTACGCCGGTGGTCCGGTGCCCGCAGCGCTGGTATGCACTGCGATTTTGCTCGGCATGGGGGCCATTGCGCTGCTCAACGAAGGTTTGCCGCACGAACACTTCCAGCAGGGGAGAGAGGGGCCGGAAGCCGCTTCGCTGCGTCGCGTATGGCTGTTTGTGTTTGCCATTGCGATTCATAACCTACCGGAAGGGCTGGCGGTCGGTGTGGGTTTCGGTGCCAATGGCTTAGAGGGTGGAATGCCGCTGGCGCTTGGCATTGGATTGCAGAACATGCCGGAAGGGTTAGCGGTGGCCGTCGCGCTGATGGGGGAGGGCTACTCCAAGTGGCGCTCCTGGTCGATCGCGGCGCTGACCGGGCTCATCGAGCCGATTGGCGGGCTGTTTGGCGCCAGCGTCGTCACCGTGTCTCAAGTGCTGCTGCCTTGGGGGTTGGCGTTTGCGGCAGGGGCCATGCTCTACGTGATCAGCCATGAGATCATTCCCGAAACCCACCGCTGCGGCCACCAGAAGAAAGCGACGTTTGGCCTAGCGATGGGCTTGGTGATCATGCTGTTTCTCGATGTGTGGCTGGGCTAG
- a CDS encoding sigma-70 family RNA polymerase sigma factor: MTITASLAATHFSHMRPRLVAFARLQLRDAAAAEDAVQETLLTAFEKSATFEGRSEFETWVFGILKFKILDQLRHQKKQGRWQPLNEDLDDDTLDRLFEANGHWQPNARPNDWGQPEHVLDNQRFWQVFDACMLALPENIARIFSLRELMGLSTDDICKETGVSETNCWVILHRARLRLRECLERGWIREQE, encoded by the coding sequence GTGACCATCACCGCTTCGCTGGCCGCTACGCACTTCAGCCACATGCGCCCTCGCCTAGTCGCCTTTGCGCGCTTGCAGCTCAGAGATGCCGCCGCCGCTGAAGATGCCGTCCAGGAAACGCTGCTGACTGCCTTCGAAAAAAGCGCCACCTTCGAGGGCCGCTCAGAGTTCGAAACCTGGGTATTCGGCATTTTGAAATTCAAAATTCTCGATCAGCTGCGCCATCAAAAAAAGCAGGGGCGCTGGCAGCCGCTGAACGAGGATCTCGATGACGATACCTTAGACCGCCTGTTCGAGGCCAATGGGCATTGGCAACCCAACGCGCGACCCAACGACTGGGGACAGCCTGAGCATGTGCTCGACAATCAGCGCTTTTGGCAAGTGTTCGACGCCTGCATGCTCGCCCTCCCCGAGAACATTGCCCGTATCTTCAGCCTGCGGGAATTGATGGGGCTCTCCACTGACGATATCTGTAAGGAAACCGGCGTCTCCGAAACCAACTGTTGGGTTATTTTACACCGGGCTCGGCTGCGCCTTCGAGAGTGCTTAGAGCGCGGCTGGATTCGCGAGCAGGAGTAA
- a CDS encoding zf-HC2 domain-containing protein translates to MLMCREATRLMSLKLDRKLTFKERTALRVHLSICSACRACARQFDLMHDLGHRHPAAPAGDDRHDT, encoded by the coding sequence ATGCTGATGTGCCGAGAAGCGACGCGCTTGATGTCGCTCAAGTTGGATAGAAAGCTGACCTTCAAAGAGCGCACGGCGCTGCGTGTACACCTCTCCATTTGCAGCGCCTGCCGAGCTTGCGCGCGCCAGTTCGATCTCATGCACGACCTAGGACACCGCCACCCTGCGGCCCCCGCCGGAGATGACCGCCATGACACGTAG